One window from the genome of Aerosakkonema funiforme FACHB-1375 encodes:
- the urtC gene encoding urea ABC transporter permease subunit UrtC has product MQQKRSLLIEAAAVVAIALILIVLIPPFLTIIGQGFRVNLLGRFLALAIIALGIDLIWGYTGMLSLGHGVFFALGGYALAMHLKLQLPPDASVQLPEFMSLYGVTELPWFWKPFYSFPFTAAAVFILPSVLAGILGYLVFRNRIRGVYFSILTQAATIVFFNFFNGQQKLFNGTNGLTNFKTFLGMNVNEDRTQFAFYTLTVVLLVGAYALCRWLTSGRFGRLLVAIRDDEARVRFSGYDPTGFKVLVFAISAGLAGIAGAMFTLQTGLISPKAMDIAFSIEMVIWVAVGGRATLMGAVLGAIAVNFGKSILSEQFPEIWLFFQGALFLIVVMVLPNGVVGWLQTEGIENMRSLLGIRKYATTYPSLAENPEVQIEREELE; this is encoded by the coding sequence ATGCAACAAAAGCGATCGCTCTTGATTGAAGCAGCTGCGGTAGTGGCGATCGCTCTCATCCTGATCGTACTAATTCCCCCTTTTCTAACCATCATAGGGCAAGGATTTCGCGTCAACTTGCTAGGCCGATTTTTAGCCTTAGCTATTATCGCCCTTGGTATAGATTTAATTTGGGGATATACGGGAATGCTTAGTTTAGGTCATGGCGTATTTTTTGCCCTCGGCGGTTATGCTCTAGCCATGCACCTGAAATTGCAACTTCCCCCGGATGCCAGCGTGCAATTACCGGAATTTATGAGCCTTTATGGGGTAACAGAACTGCCTTGGTTTTGGAAACCATTTTATTCGTTTCCGTTCACTGCGGCAGCTGTATTCATTCTACCATCTGTGTTGGCTGGAATACTTGGTTATTTGGTATTTCGCAACCGGATTCGAGGCGTTTATTTTTCCATCTTGACGCAAGCAGCAACAATTGTATTTTTCAATTTCTTTAACGGTCAGCAGAAACTTTTCAACGGTACTAATGGGCTAACCAATTTCAAGACTTTCTTGGGAATGAATGTCAACGAAGATCGAACGCAGTTTGCTTTTTATACGCTCACAGTCGTATTGCTTGTAGGTGCTTATGCCCTTTGCCGTTGGCTGACAAGTGGAAGATTCGGTCGGCTATTAGTTGCCATTCGCGATGATGAAGCCAGAGTGCGTTTTTCGGGTTACGATCCGACAGGCTTTAAGGTTTTGGTATTTGCGATTTCAGCAGGTTTGGCTGGAATTGCCGGTGCTATGTTTACGCTGCAAACTGGTTTAATATCGCCCAAAGCGATGGATATTGCCTTTTCAATTGAAATGGTAATTTGGGTAGCGGTGGGAGGTCGCGCTACTTTGATGGGAGCAGTGCTGGGTGCGATCGCGGTAAATTTTGGCAAGAGTATTTTGAGCGAACAATTTCCGGAAATTTGGCTATTTTTCCAAGGCGCATTATTCTTAATTGTGGTAATGGTGCTTCCCAATGGTGTGGTGGGCTGGCTGCAAACTGAGGGAATTGAGAATATGCGATCGCTATTAGGAATCCGCAAGTACGCCACTACATATCCCAGTTTGGCAGAAAATCCCGAAGTCCAGATCGAACGGGAAGAACTAGAGTAG
- a CDS encoding ABC transporter permease subunit, producing the protein MLAGLLDGIFNGISIGAVLLISALGLAIVFGLMGVINMAHGELMMLGAYTTFLVQNGFKIIGGPLFESYIFFALPMAFLVAATVGVILERGVIRYLYGRPLETLLATWGVSLILQQFVRSVSWVLVIGIALFSILFFGGLWVISRRPDFDRIRKLAIGIMLPLAGAIALTTGALLSQTFKLAVNKPWFGAQNVDVTAPKWLRGGLPLGDFQMPYARLFIIVLTIICLVGIYQFLQRSAWGLRIRAVTQNRTMSACLGIATQKVDALTFALGSGLAGVAGCAVSLLGSVGPNTGQNYIVDTFMVVVVGGVGKLVGSIVAAMAIGTLNYIIGSGTLALLLAPIQPLADFFTFFATTSMAKVMVFALIIAFLQVRPAGIFPQKGRTVDA; encoded by the coding sequence GTGCTAGCAGGATTGTTGGACGGCATATTTAACGGTATTAGCATTGGCGCAGTTCTGTTAATTTCAGCGCTGGGTTTAGCGATTGTCTTTGGGTTGATGGGCGTGATTAATATGGCTCACGGCGAATTAATGATGCTGGGAGCATACACGACTTTTTTGGTGCAAAATGGCTTCAAAATAATTGGAGGCCCTTTGTTTGAAAGCTATATATTTTTCGCTCTACCTATGGCTTTCTTGGTGGCGGCTACTGTAGGAGTAATTCTGGAAAGAGGAGTGATTCGCTATCTCTACGGGCGACCTTTGGAAACGTTGCTGGCAACTTGGGGAGTTAGCTTAATTTTGCAGCAGTTTGTTCGCAGTGTAAGCTGGGTGCTGGTGATTGGAATTGCCCTGTTTTCTATCTTGTTTTTTGGCGGTTTGTGGGTAATATCTCGGCGTCCGGATTTCGATCGCATTCGCAAATTGGCAATCGGGATTATGTTACCGCTTGCGGGTGCGATCGCATTGACAACTGGCGCATTATTAAGCCAAACTTTTAAACTCGCGGTCAACAAACCTTGGTTTGGCGCTCAAAACGTTGATGTTACGGCACCAAAATGGTTGCGCGGCGGCTTACCTTTGGGCGATTTCCAAATGCCTTACGCACGCCTATTCATTATTGTACTAACGATTATTTGCCTTGTCGGTATTTACCAGTTCTTGCAACGTTCTGCTTGGGGTTTGCGAATTCGTGCGGTAACGCAAAATCGCACAATGAGCGCTTGTCTGGGTATCGCTACCCAAAAAGTTGACGCTCTCACTTTTGCGCTGGGTTCCGGTTTAGCTGGCGTAGCAGGATGCGCGGTAAGTTTGCTCGGTTCTGTAGGGCCAAATACAGGGCAAAATTATATCGTGGATACGTTTATGGTTGTAGTTGTGGGCGGTGTTGGTAAATTGGTGGGCAGTATTGTCGCGGCAATGGCGATCGGTACGCTCAATTATATTATCGGTTCTGGAACTTTGGCTTTGCTGCTCGCGCCGATACAACCTCTAGCTGATTTCTTTACTTTCTTTGCCACAACGAGTATGGCGAAGGTGATGGTATTTGCGCTGATTATTGCTTTTCTGCAAGTCCGTCCTGCTGGTATTTTCCCGCAAAAAGGGCGCACTGTTGATGCCTAG
- the urtA gene encoding urea ABC transporter substrate-binding protein codes for MTMRFHRRKFLLYGSATFVTSLLLKACGSGDTASNTPTPAATASPTTAASPVAASSGAGGETIKVGILHSLSGTMAISEKSVVDAEQLAIDEINAAGGVLGKKIEAVIEDGASDWPTFAEKARKLIDQDKVVTIFGCWTSASRKAVLPVFEEKKHMLWYPVQYEGQECSQNIFYTGAAPNQQIEPAVDWLLQNKGKEFFLVGSDYVFPRTANTIIKAQVAAKGGKIVGEDYLPLGNTEVTAIITKIKQALPKGGVIFNTLNGDSNVAFFKQMQGAGLGPDKYPVMSVSIAEEEVKAIGPEYLKGHYAAWNYFQTVDTPENQKFVQAFKAKYGADRVTNDPMEAAYIMVYLWKQSVEQAKTTELEAVRKAALGQTFNAPEGKVSLDNSHHLSKFVRIGEVAEDGLFKIVYASKEAVKPIPWNQYVAETKGYACDWSDPKKGGKYKI; via the coding sequence ATGACAATGCGATTCCATCGACGTAAATTTCTTTTGTACGGTTCCGCCACATTTGTAACCAGTCTTCTGCTCAAAGCTTGCGGTAGCGGCGATACTGCCAGCAATACACCGACTCCGGCAGCGACAGCCAGTCCAACGACAGCTGCATCTCCCGTAGCTGCTAGCAGTGGTGCTGGTGGGGAGACCATCAAGGTAGGAATTTTACACTCTCTCAGCGGCACGATGGCAATTAGCGAAAAAAGCGTCGTGGACGCCGAACAACTGGCGATCGACGAAATCAACGCTGCTGGCGGTGTATTGGGCAAGAAAATCGAGGCTGTAATCGAAGATGGGGCCTCAGATTGGCCGACTTTTGCAGAAAAAGCGAGAAAGCTGATCGATCAAGATAAAGTTGTCACCATTTTTGGTTGCTGGACTTCTGCTAGCCGTAAAGCAGTATTGCCTGTTTTTGAAGAAAAGAAACATATGCTCTGGTATCCTGTGCAATATGAAGGCCAGGAGTGTTCTCAGAACATTTTCTATACCGGCGCTGCACCCAACCAACAAATTGAACCGGCGGTTGATTGGCTGTTGCAAAATAAGGGCAAAGAGTTTTTCTTAGTTGGCTCTGACTATGTGTTTCCCCGCACGGCAAACACGATTATCAAAGCACAGGTAGCTGCCAAAGGTGGCAAAATAGTTGGAGAGGATTACTTACCGCTTGGTAACACGGAAGTTACTGCTATCATCACCAAAATAAAACAAGCTTTGCCAAAGGGCGGCGTCATTTTTAATACGCTCAATGGTGATAGTAACGTGGCTTTCTTCAAACAGATGCAAGGTGCGGGTTTGGGGCCAGACAAATATCCAGTTATGTCTGTAAGTATTGCTGAAGAAGAAGTGAAAGCGATCGGCCCTGAATATCTCAAAGGTCACTACGCGGCATGGAATTATTTCCAAACTGTCGATACACCTGAAAACCAAAAGTTTGTACAAGCCTTTAAAGCTAAATACGGTGCAGATCGGGTAACCAATGACCCAATGGAAGCAGCGTATATTATGGTTTACCTATGGAAGCAATCGGTCGAACAAGCTAAAACAACTGAATTGGAAGCAGTCAGAAAAGCGGCTTTAGGTCAGACGTTTAATGCTCCAGAAGGTAAAGTGTCATTGGACAACAGCCATCACTTATCTAAGTTTGTCCGGATTGGTGAAGTTGCTGAAGATGGCTTGTTTAAAATTGTTTATGCCAGCAAGGAAGCAGTTAAGCCAATTCCTTGGAATCAATACGTTGCAGAAACTAAAGGTTATGCGTGCGATTGGTCAGATCCTAAGAAAGGAGGTAAGTACAAAATCTAA
- a CDS encoding peptidoglycan-binding protein has translation MSASSILSPRTISNSEGLAEFNALFNNQQAADDAALKLKVYWPKWAVAFDAQWFEATEINAKILTGKKLALEVENAKFKVAAAVKMALEGQQVKAPIDLPTNPVNNDEAVAAFYSIFKSQQVADKEVEILVANWDKWAIAFGGQWYAPELFNAKVVVGRLIAKAMTDARAKVTKAIMQAIEGKQISFFAEPGTNTEDRAVPVVDNKLEKAKDRAQVFKDFMKIEINMGASADRLAFLYRGVQKSPYKEQIKDYPERLKAKPDGERVVSYGETVVLKGSGKTVTFSSYPEVGKLPEIDNKGLDFLHGDIQEACLCVGSFVGDKIKAHWLGKNALVKGQFWSSTKILPILNVVSRVNGNSLDTDIDNCVIRDRDRRKRNMPFYEMVWDVVSYGDRIASSNSLAAMFKRFETRPGLENWVRKITGNTNLDFRGSYGQPAFIYRPEVYDLKKGKLLLTPASEGSPGENLLTAYDLTRFISMLGWHHHITAPARLPSAQWHSLESIVRAMGTDACRYMDVAIEMLGLQNYISSPVIISKLGNGYSSSRNRYEYVYVALVQFMDELPKGEAKPVKLRTVSMALRGASRDAVQLDARMAAEVTEILRRVVTEELA, from the coding sequence ATGCAGCACTAAAGCTAAAGGTGTATTGGCCGAAGTGGGCTGTTGCATTTGATGCTCAGTGGTTTGAAGCTACTGAGATTAATGCCAAAATTTTGACGGGCAAAAAGTTGGCGCTGGAGGTAGAAAACGCCAAGTTTAAAGTAGCGGCAGCAGTAAAAATGGCGCTGGAGGGACAACAGGTAAAAGCACCGATCGATCTGCCGACAAATCCCGTGAATAATGATGAAGCTGTGGCAGCTTTTTACTCGATATTTAAAAGCCAGCAGGTAGCTGATAAAGAGGTGGAAATATTAGTTGCCAACTGGGATAAGTGGGCGATCGCATTTGGCGGACAGTGGTATGCTCCAGAGCTTTTCAATGCGAAAGTTGTTGTCGGTCGTTTGATTGCCAAAGCGATGACGGATGCGAGAGCAAAAGTTACTAAAGCGATAATGCAGGCAATCGAAGGCAAACAAATTAGCTTCTTTGCAGAGCCAGGAACAAACACTGAAGATAGAGCGGTTCCTGTAGTCGATAATAAGCTGGAAAAAGCCAAAGACCGAGCGCAAGTTTTCAAGGATTTCATGAAAATTGAGATTAATATGGGTGCCAGCGCGGATCGGCTGGCATTCTTGTATCGTGGGGTGCAAAAATCGCCTTACAAAGAACAAATTAAAGATTATCCGGAACGTCTCAAAGCTAAGCCTGATGGCGAAAGAGTGGTTTCCTATGGAGAAACGGTTGTGCTAAAAGGTTCAGGTAAGACAGTGACTTTTAGTTCTTACCCAGAAGTGGGAAAGCTACCCGAAATCGATAATAAAGGTCTGGACTTTTTGCATGGAGATATTCAAGAGGCGTGCCTTTGCGTTGGCAGTTTTGTTGGTGATAAGATTAAGGCGCATTGGTTAGGGAAAAACGCACTTGTTAAAGGTCAGTTTTGGAGTTCTACGAAAATTTTACCGATTCTCAATGTTGTGTCTAGGGTAAATGGAAATTCGCTGGATACAGATATCGATAATTGCGTCATTAGAGATCGAGATCGTCGCAAACGGAATATGCCTTTTTATGAAATGGTATGGGATGTGGTAAGTTATGGCGATCGCATCGCCAGTTCCAATTCTTTGGCGGCAATGTTCAAACGCTTTGAAACTCGTCCGGGATTGGAAAATTGGGTGAGGAAAATCACAGGTAATACTAATTTAGATTTCCGTGGCAGTTACGGTCAACCTGCATTTATCTATCGTCCCGAAGTTTATGATTTAAAAAAAGGAAAACTTCTCCTGACTCCCGCATCAGAAGGTTCTCCGGGAGAAAATCTGCTGACTGCATACGATCTGACTCGTTTTATTTCTATGTTGGGATGGCATCATCACATAACCGCACCAGCAAGGTTACCCAGCGCACAATGGCACAGCCTTGAAAGTATAGTGAGAGCGATGGGAACAGATGCTTGTCGGTATATGGATGTAGCGATCGAGATGTTGGGACTGCAAAATTATATTAGTTCGCCAGTCATTATTTCTAAGTTGGGTAACGGGTACAGCAGTAGCAGAAACAGGTATGAATATGTATACGTGGCGCTGGTACAATTTATGGATGAGCTTCCCAAGGGTGAGGCAAAGCCGGTGAAGTTAAGAACTGTAAGCATGGCTTTGCGGGGAGCGAGTCGAGATGCAGTTCAACTGGACGCCAGAATGGCAGCAGAAGTGACAGAGATTCTTCGCCGAGTGGTAACAGAGGAACTTGCTTAA